A genome region from Pleurocapsa minor HA4230-MV1 includes the following:
- a CDS encoding AraC family transcriptional regulator, whose protein sequence is MADIVLKVGFSSQSHLTQQFKRFTGMTLKQVRPSP, encoded by the coding sequence ATCGCAGATATTGTTTTAAAAGTCGGTTTTTCCAGTCAAAGTCACCTGACGCAACAGTTTAAGCGATTTACGGGAATGACACTAAAGCAGGTTCGCCCTTCACCATAA
- a CDS encoding DUF4269 domain-containing protein encodes MNFNWFDIAYLCGGNESQKVTFQILQKLQLFEHLKAFSPVLVGSIPLGINIQDSDIDVICEVYDFPSFLQRVQCIDKLQPHTPSINQYLINNIESIIINYQTTNFSLEIFGQPQPVFQQHAYRHLLVEHRLLKIGDNATFQAIRNLKQAGFKTEPAFAKYFNLAGNPYNALLDLEMLDEEQLALRIASGITDPHASYR; translated from the coding sequence ATGAATTTTAATTGGTTCGATATCGCATACCTATGTGGCGGAAATGAATCTCAAAAAGTCACATTTCAAATCTTGCAAAAATTACAACTCTTCGAGCACCTTAAAGCATTTTCGCCTGTTCTGGTAGGAAGCATTCCACTTGGTATTAATATACAGGACAGCGATATCGATGTTATTTGCGAAGTGTACGACTTTCCAAGTTTTCTTCAGAGAGTTCAATGTATTGATAAACTACAGCCACATACTCCATCCATAAATCAGTATTTGATTAATAATATTGAATCTATCATCATCAACTATCAGACAACTAATTTTTCCCTTGAAATTTTTGGGCAACCACAACCTGTTTTTCAACAACATGCTTATCGTCATCTTCTGGTTGAACATCGCTTACTCAAAATTGGGGATAATGCAACATTTCAGGCTATTCGGAATCTCAAGCAAGCAGGATTCAAAACAGAACCTGCATTTGCAAAATACTTTAATCTTGCTGGAAATCCCTATAATGCCCTTTTAGATTTGGAAATGCTGGATGAAGAGCAACTTGCACTTCGCATTGCCTCTGGTATCACCGATCCACATGCTTCCTATAGATAG
- a CDS encoding FMN-dependent NADH-azoreductase yields the protein MAHLLHIDSSPRGDRSKSRQLAKKFIVAWQDLHPDDAIAYRDLRQTPVPHVTEDWIAAVFTPPEALTPEMAEVLKFSDELVDEFLAAERYVFSVPMYNFSIPSNFKAYIDQIVRVGRTFTEEDGQVKGLANGKKVLFITSRGVEYGAGSPYEGWDCQEPALRYAFQFMGVTDIQFIHANGLDMGDEARKRGLDEAESKIQALVGGW from the coding sequence ATGGCACATCTATTGCATATTGATTCAAGTCCACGGGGCGATCGCTCTAAATCTCGCCAATTGGCAAAAAAGTTTATAGTTGCCTGGCAAGACTTACATCCTGATGACGCGATCGCCTATCGCGATCTAAGACAAACGCCAGTTCCTCACGTCACCGAAGACTGGATTGCAGCTGTTTTTACGCCTCCAGAAGCACTGACTCCAGAAATGGCTGAAGTGCTGAAGTTTTCTGATGAGTTAGTGGATGAGTTTCTGGCAGCCGAGCGGTATGTTTTCAGTGTGCCAATGTACAACTTCAGCATTCCGTCCAACTTCAAAGCCTACATCGACCAGATTGTTCGTGTGGGTCGCACATTCACGGAGGAAGATGGTCAAGTCAAAGGACTGGCGAACGGTAAAAAGGTTTTGTTCATCACATCACGAGGCGTTGAGTATGGAGCAGGTTCTCCTTACGAAGGATGGGATTGTCAAGAACCTGCACTCCGTTATGCTTTTCAATTCATGGGTGTGACTGATATTCAGTTCATTCATGCCAATGGTTTAGACATGGGAGACGAGGCACGGAAACGAGGGCTAGACGAAGCAGAATCTAAAATTCAAGCATTAGTAGGCGGTTGGTAA
- a CDS encoding class I SAM-dependent methyltransferase — protein sequence MKNQESTIVFDQERASKHDKQFAKLAPMRNGLDLSICMVLSELPDDARILCVGVGTGRELIYLAQHFSQWQFTAVEPATPMLDICRQKAEEYGIASRCTFHEGYLDSLPLSDAFDAATCIWVSHFITQPEERRNFFRQIGARLRPNGYLVSSDLVSDMSTHTYQSLLAVTRRMFQYSEMPAEEIEKIIGAYGQDVAILPTQEVESIIASSGFDTPVLFFQTFLIHAWYAKRTL from the coding sequence ATGAAAAACCAAGAATCAACTATTGTTTTTGACCAAGAACGCGCTTCTAAACATGACAAGCAATTCGCTAAATTGGCTCCGATGCGCAATGGACTCGATCTGTCGATCTGCATGGTGCTTTCTGAACTTCCTGACGACGCACGAATTCTCTGTGTCGGTGTGGGAACAGGCAGGGAATTGATTTACCTGGCTCAACATTTTTCGCAGTGGCAGTTTACTGCGGTAGAGCCTGCAACACCGATGCTAGATATTTGCCGTCAGAAAGCCGAGGAGTATGGGATTGCATCACGTTGCACGTTCCACGAAGGTTATCTCGATTCCCTTCCCTTATCCGACGCTTTCGATGCAGCAACCTGTATTTGGGTTTCTCATTTCATAACGCAGCCAGAAGAGCGACGCAACTTTTTCCGTCAGATCGGCGCACGACTCCGCCCGAATGGATATTTAGTGAGTTCCGATCTGGTTTCCGATATGTCTACTCACACTTACCAAAGCCTTTTGGCAGTCACTCGGCGGATGTTTCAATACTCTGAGATGCCTGCTGAAGAAATTGAAAAGATCATCGGCGCATACGGGCAGGATGTTGCCATACTACCAACCCAGGAAGTTGAGTCTATCATTGCATCAAGCGGATTCGATACACCTGTATTGTTTTTCCAGACCTTTCTCATTCATGCTTGGTACGCTAAGCGAACTCTCTGA
- a CDS encoding glucose 1-dehydrogenase, producing the protein MMLKNKVALVTGGTSGIGKATALALGVAGAKVVFSGRCDAEGEKTAKLIRETGAECLYVPSDASNEEEIKALVQKTVETYGRLDCAFNNVGNEGVIKPLHSQSSEEFDKLMAINVRGLFLCMKYEIQQMLSQGSGAIVNNSSIAGLVGFSRGSPYSASKHAVMGLTRSAALDYAKQGIRINAVNPGNIATEGLDRVFKKMSITADDVTAMIPMERIAQAEEVAQTVVFLCSDAASYITGQPLVIDGGYTTS; encoded by the coding sequence ATGATGCTTAAAAATAAAGTTGCTTTAGTGACTGGAGGAACTTCAGGAATTGGCAAAGCCACGGCACTTGCGCTCGGTGTTGCTGGGGCAAAAGTGGTGTTCTCAGGTAGATGCGATGCAGAAGGAGAAAAAACTGCCAAATTGATTCGCGAAACGGGTGCTGAATGCTTATATGTCCCTTCAGATGCCTCTAATGAGGAAGAAATTAAAGCGTTAGTGCAAAAGACAGTCGAAACCTATGGACGACTCGACTGTGCTTTCAATAATGTAGGTAATGAGGGAGTCATTAAACCTTTACACTCTCAATCGAGCGAAGAGTTTGACAAACTGATGGCGATTAATGTGCGCGGACTGTTTCTGTGCATGAAATATGAAATCCAGCAGATGTTATCTCAAGGATCTGGCGCAATCGTTAATAACTCCTCAATTGCGGGTTTGGTTGGATTTTCAAGAGGTTCTCCTTACAGCGCGAGTAAACATGCCGTTATGGGGCTAACGAGATCGGCTGCCCTTGACTATGCCAAGCAAGGCATTCGGATTAATGCGGTGAATCCTGGAAATATTGCGACTGAGGGGCTAGATCGTGTCTTTAAGAAAATGAGCATTACGGCTGATGATGTTACAGCTATGATTCCGATGGAGCGCATTGCTCAGGCAGAAGAAGTCGCTCAAACCGTTGTGTTTCTTTGTTCTGATGCTGCCAGCTACATCACTGGACAACCTTTGGTTATTGATGGTGGATACACAACAAGCTAA
- a CDS encoding MBL fold metallo-hydrolase produces MFFKAILAVITTVLIITTSSISAGMATDQTAKAQVPGVYSFRLGEFTITALSDGTVPQDLDRVLTNANSTEVDQLLHHNFLTNPVETSVNAFLVDTKDRQVLVDTGTGQLFGPGLAGKLQLSIKAAGYAPDEIDTILLTHIHADHSGGLVENGQLMFPTATVYVGKPDLDLWLDPTNAERLNLERRYFNEAVKTVKPYLDAGKLKSFSGETAILPGITAYPTPGHTPGHSFYLVESGDESIEFCGDLIHFGSLQFANPEIAVVYDVDAKAAAEQRTKQFARLEKSRRLIATAHLPFPGVGHIRAEDRSYTWVPVDYRWRD; encoded by the coding sequence ATGTTCTTTAAAGCAATTTTAGCTGTGATAACCACAGTGCTAATTATTACAACCTCGTCTATTTCTGCGGGGATGGCTACCGATCAAACTGCCAAAGCTCAAGTACCAGGTGTCTACTCTTTTAGGTTAGGCGAATTCACGATTACGGCACTTAGCGATGGTACAGTACCACAAGATCTTGATCGGGTACTAACTAATGCCAACTCGACAGAGGTTGACCAACTCCTCCATCACAACTTTCTGACGAATCCTGTTGAAACTTCAGTCAATGCCTTTTTGGTCGATACCAAAGATCGACAAGTGTTAGTAGATACTGGGACAGGACAATTGTTTGGCCCTGGGCTAGCTGGCAAGCTGCAACTGTCGATAAAGGCAGCAGGATATGCACCAGATGAGATTGACACGATCCTTCTGACCCATATCCATGCCGATCATAGCGGTGGTCTAGTCGAAAATGGACAACTGATGTTTCCGACTGCTACAGTTTACGTTGGCAAGCCCGATCTTGATCTATGGCTCGATCCCACGAATGCAGAGCGATTGAATCTCGAGCGCAGATATTTCAATGAAGCAGTCAAGACGGTTAAGCCGTATCTCGATGCAGGTAAGCTGAAATCATTTTCTGGTGAGACAGCCATTTTACCAGGAATTACCGCCTACCCCACCCCAGGACATACGCCAGGACACAGTTTCTATCTTGTGGAAAGCGGAGACGAGAGCATTGAGTTTTGCGGTGATCTTATTCACTTCGGTTCGCTTCAATTTGCCAATCCTGAGATCGCAGTTGTCTACGATGTCGATGCCAAGGCAGCAGCAGAACAACGGACGAAACAGTTTGCCCGTCTAGAAAAATCACGTCGCTTAATCGCAACTGCACATTTGCCTTTTCCAGGAGTAGGGCATATCCGTGCAGAAGATCGAAGTTATACCTGGGTGCCTGTAGATTATCGCTGGCGCGATTAA
- a CDS encoding ParM/StbA family protein translates to MTTRQAIKPDFISSTPIKVPTLTLVLDAGTSCIKTIYFKGRRGKPKHLVSSSVICPTNIEPSAAESYIKLTKDENFYLVGDSAVQAKVQTSIKQLKSESLIPKVLGVIGQIAKNESLSNQFKLDTTLLLPMSEMNDRDFIKSELTEALSNFEYSGQSYQVDICGVKFKPEGNGVYTYLSRSLSQDKKNHQKSAYLMFGYRNTSLLLIENDKFNYSHSHSTDLGFYNYLDLVVKYSSGLYRDDIQRAIVTEAVYGVNGQSQQIIKDFTSRIRIEDLIRSSNPQHRERERTSISAAIERADTEYWQLLSRWLIEKLPPLNQLDQVIYCGGSTSFIEAPINDFFKDWQGKLMNTNAMSIKMLEKLELTPTSSKKFIEQYLPVRLADAWGEFVDLSGIKI, encoded by the coding sequence ATGACTACTAGACAAGCCATAAAACCCGATTTTATTTCTAGTACTCCGATTAAAGTCCCTACTTTAACTTTAGTGTTAGACGCTGGTACAAGCTGCATCAAAACTATTTACTTTAAAGGTAGACGAGGCAAGCCTAAACATTTAGTCAGCAGTTCGGTAATTTGTCCTACCAACATTGAGCCTAGTGCAGCAGAATCCTATATTAAACTGACCAAAGACGAAAATTTTTATTTAGTAGGAGATTCTGCCGTTCAAGCCAAAGTCCAAACCAGTATCAAACAGCTTAAGTCCGAATCATTAATTCCCAAGGTCTTAGGAGTTATTGGTCAAATAGCTAAAAATGAATCATTATCTAATCAATTTAAGCTGGATACGACATTGCTGTTGCCGATGTCGGAGATGAACGATCGAGACTTCATCAAATCAGAGCTAACCGAGGCTTTGTCTAATTTTGAGTATAGCGGACAGTCTTATCAAGTAGACATCTGCGGAGTCAAATTCAAACCAGAAGGAAATGGAGTTTACACTTATTTATCCCGTTCTCTTTCTCAGGACAAAAAAAATCATCAAAAGAGTGCCTACTTGATGTTTGGCTATCGCAATACTAGTCTACTCTTGATTGAAAATGACAAGTTTAATTATAGTCATTCCCACTCAACCGATTTGGGATTCTACAACTACCTAGATTTAGTCGTTAAATACAGTAGTGGTCTTTATCGAGATGATATCCAAAGGGCGATCGTGACTGAGGCTGTCTACGGTGTTAATGGTCAATCTCAACAGATTATCAAGGACTTCACCAGTCGTATTCGTATTGAAGATTTAATTCGTAGCAGCAATCCCCAACACAGAGAACGGGAACGTACCTCTATTTCAGCCGCAATCGAGCGAGCCGACACCGAATATTGGCAGCTATTGAGTAGATGGTTAATTGAAAAACTACCTCCCCTAAATCAATTAGACCAGGTAATCTACTGCGGCGGTTCTACTTCCTTTATTGAAGCCCCAATCAATGATTTTTTTAAGGATTGGCAGGGTAAACTTATGAATACCAATGCTATGAGTATTAAAATGCTTGAGAAACTAGAGCTGACTCCAACCTCTAGTAAAAAATTCATCGAGCAGTACTTACCAGTCCGCTTGGCTGATGCTTGGGGAGAATTTGTAGATTTGTCTGGCATAAAAATCTAA
- a CDS encoding ISAzo13 family transposase has translation MQLSDSLKSLYIKTAQKLTGSDRRQFMAEVVKSLGRGGQITAERELGWNRRTIRKGMQELKHGMSIADSFKLRGRKRIEENLPSLLTDIVSIVEPHSQTDPSFKSRKLYTRLSAAEVRRQLIELKDYLDEELPSQEVIRQRLNQLGYSLKRVAKTKPLKEIPETGAIFKEVNRLNRQADDDPTTLRISMDAKVGIKVGEFDRGGKTRVPTVALDHDFSDCLTLTPYGIFLPEGGELFLFFVQSKLTADCIVDLLEDWWLLVKDRFAGIRKIVINQDNGPENNSRRTQFMFRILEFAQKFQLTVQLAYYPPYHSKYNPIERAFGWLEQHWSGSLLDSVDTVLKFASTLTFKGKNPLVTLVDRVYSTGVKLTTQAMAQVETQIQRLPNLKKWFVEIFSGSD, from the coding sequence ATCCAACTAAGCGACAGCCTTAAATCCCTTTATATCAAAACAGCTCAAAAATTAACAGGAAGTGATCGACGACAATTTATGGCAGAAGTAGTTAAAAGTTTAGGAAGAGGAGGACAAATAACCGCAGAAAGGGAATTGGGCTGGAATAGACGTACTATTCGTAAAGGAATGCAAGAATTAAAACATGGAATGTCGATTGCTGATTCATTTAAGCTAAGGGGACGTAAGCGCATTGAAGAAAACTTACCTTCGTTATTGACGGACATCGTGTCAATTGTAGAGCCACACAGCCAAACAGACCCCAGTTTCAAGAGTAGGAAGTTATATACTCGCCTCTCGGCAGCAGAGGTTCGTCGCCAGTTGATCGAACTCAAAGATTATCTTGATGAAGAACTACCTTCACAGGAGGTAATTCGACAACGATTAAACCAATTGGGCTATAGCTTAAAGCGAGTTGCTAAAACCAAACCGCTCAAAGAGATACCAGAAACTGGAGCTATCTTTAAAGAAGTTAATCGCCTCAATCGGCAAGCGGATGATGACCCCACAACACTCAGAATTTCTATGGATGCAAAGGTCGGAATAAAAGTTGGGGAATTTGACAGAGGCGGAAAAACTCGTGTCCCTACTGTCGCTTTAGACCATGATTTTTCAGATTGCCTGACTTTAACTCCTTACGGTATTTTTCTCCCTGAAGGAGGGGAGCTATTTTTATTCTTCGTTCAGTCCAAACTGACTGCTGATTGTATCGTTGACCTACTTGAAGATTGGTGGTTGCTTGTCAAAGACCGTTTTGCTGGCATCCGCAAAATAGTTATCAACCAAGACAATGGGCCAGAAAATAATTCTCGGCGAACTCAATTTATGTTTCGTATTTTGGAATTTGCCCAGAAGTTTCAACTGACAGTCCAATTAGCTTATTATCCACCCTACCACAGCAAATACAACCCCATTGAACGAGCATTTGGATGGCTTGAACAACATTGGAGCGGTAGTTTATTAGATAGTGTTGATACTGTACTTAAATTTGCTTCAACCCTAACTTTTAAAGGTAAAAATCCTCTGGTTACTTTGGTTGATCGAGTTTATTCTACAGGAGTCAAATTAACCACACAGGCAATGGCACAAGTTGAAACACAAATTCAACGTTTACCAAATTTGAAGAAGTGGTTTGTTGAAATCTTTAGTGGCTCTGATTAA
- a CDS encoding MobC family plasmid mobilization relaxosome protein — MAHYPNQKGEYKTKQTLIKWYPSDLVKIDRQAKEFNLTRTEYIARCVLDSPIEKNHIFKVNWQTYRVMGQVSRELNQIGNNINQIAKALHIKRLEGGAVPAHYPLPKELSAISTYISNVNKELNMLRLLMVDKDKK, encoded by the coding sequence ATGGCTCATTATCCTAACCAGAAAGGTGAATATAAAACTAAACAAACTTTAATTAAGTGGTATCCTTCAGACTTAGTTAAGATCGATCGCCAAGCCAAAGAGTTTAATTTGACTAGAACCGAATACATAGCCAGATGTGTCTTGGATAGTCCTATTGAGAAAAATCATATATTTAAGGTTAACTGGCAGACCTATCGAGTTATGGGTCAGGTTTCAAGAGAACTAAATCAAATCGGCAATAACATTAACCAAATAGCCAAAGCTTTGCATATAAAACGTCTAGAAGGTGGTGCTGTTCCTGCTCACTATCCTTTACCAAAAGAATTAAGCGCCATTAGCACCTATATCAGCAATGTCAATAAAGAGTTGAATATGCTTCGATTGTTAATGGTAGATAAGGACAAAAAATGA
- a CDS encoding relaxase/mobilization nuclease domain-containing protein: MIGNITTGRDFWGIVDYLLDPTKTPILIDTNLAGFDRCEMIAELKLCAEQNYRCQKPVKHISVAFAPEDGEQDYWTVKDVADKIREELGYGDNQFMVVRHDRIDPGHDRTHNHDHFHILINMIDFEGRRVRDSFERKKLEKILREKEIDHNLTLVPSSDQREYKAVSTGQVQRMMREIEEYQKQEREERPKVPYTIKIQSGIDLASHDNPSLSIFIARLQRLQIDPKFRIENNVVKGISYKLQNFQVRGCKLHNASLPKLLSHRVSFDPERDSDAISMANRDEIVELEPKLDVSWNMINIRNYIPKKMKQMLDQTFGERESHIAKEAQSETRTTIHTKPEPNSEQTKPKEQEWEIG, from the coding sequence ATGATAGGCAACATTACTACAGGTAGAGATTTTTGGGGTATAGTTGACTATCTCCTCGATCCAACAAAGACTCCAATACTTATCGATACTAATTTAGCTGGATTCGACCGCTGCGAGATGATTGCCGAACTCAAGCTTTGTGCCGAACAGAATTATAGATGCCAAAAACCAGTCAAACATATTTCAGTTGCTTTTGCTCCTGAAGATGGAGAACAGGATTATTGGACGGTAAAAGATGTAGCTGACAAGATTAGAGAAGAACTTGGTTACGGTGATAATCAGTTTATGGTAGTACGTCACGATCGCATTGACCCAGGACACGATCGCACTCATAATCACGATCATTTTCATATTTTGATTAATATGATTGATTTTGAAGGTCGCAGAGTTAGGGATAGTTTTGAGCGAAAAAAGCTAGAAAAGATTTTAAGAGAAAAAGAGATCGATCATAATTTGACCCTTGTACCTTCTTCAGACCAACGAGAATATAAGGCAGTCTCTACAGGACAAGTACAGCGGATGATGCGAGAGATTGAAGAATACCAAAAACAAGAAAGAGAAGAAAGACCAAAAGTGCCTTACACGATCAAAATTCAATCAGGTATTGACTTAGCTAGCCATGATAACCCTAGCTTGTCAATATTCATAGCTCGTTTGCAAAGGTTACAGATTGACCCCAAGTTTCGGATTGAAAATAACGTAGTCAAAGGAATTAGCTATAAGCTGCAAAATTTTCAAGTGAGGGGATGTAAACTGCATAATGCAAGTCTACCTAAGCTTCTGTCACACAGGGTAAGTTTCGATCCCGAACGGGATTCCGATGCAATTTCGATGGCTAATCGTGATGAAATAGTTGAATTAGAGCCAAAGCTAGATGTTAGTTGGAATATGATCAATATACGAAATTATATTCCGAAGAAGATGAAGCAAATGCTAGACCAAACCTTTGGCGAGCGGGAATCACATATAGCAAAAGAAGCTCAATCAGAAACAAGAACAACTATTCACACCAAGCCCGAACCTAACTCCGAACAGACTAAGCCAAAAGAGCAAGAATGGGAAATAGGTTGA
- a CDS encoding DUF1273 family protein: MILGFTGHRPASLPGNYSQHTDRALLSTADFILTKYKPEKVISGMALGWDIAVAQCAINRGVGLIAAIPFESQASRWSQTSQTRYRRLLNKAAQIEVISPGDYSPEAMQLRNQWIVNHCDRLMALWHSEKGGTKNCVDYALAINRPTFNCWATFRYFYHQL, from the coding sequence ATGATTTTAGGTTTTACAGGACATAGACCTGCTTCCTTGCCAGGTAATTATTCGCAACATACCGATCGAGCTTTGCTAAGTACTGCTGATTTTATTTTGACTAAGTATAAACCTGAAAAAGTTATATCAGGTATGGCTTTGGGTTGGGATATCGCTGTAGCTCAGTGTGCCATAAATCGCGGTGTCGGTTTGATTGCAGCAATTCCATTTGAGTCTCAAGCCTCTAGGTGGTCTCAGACTAGTCAAACTAGATATCGAAGGCTATTAAATAAAGCCGCTCAAATCGAAGTTATCTCTCCTGGTGACTACAGCCCAGAAGCAATGCAGCTAAGGAATCAATGGATTGTCAATCATTGCGATCGACTAATGGCGTTGTGGCATTCAGAAAAAGGTGGAACTAAAAATTGTGTAGATTATGCTCTAGCGATAAACAGACCCACTTTTAACTGTTGGGCTACATTTAGGTACTTTTATCATCAGCTTTAA
- a CDS encoding enoyl-CoA hydratase/isomerase family protein, producing the protein MMDYSFNNIIKQVNLIDSSHLRDEIKLRRSGELFYQGSVTLLAQAEAALENAQQDNVDLTDTLIDNSFCQFLASLTQQSISTTFLQKYLKPHSRVKYERETFHKIQSLTSSEAVSLFDLDLIKSEVISIASDEDINAWTRRVTKCLESNVKISTLPQIAKATNLSIAQVFISLLFGDFELVQSGDFYEGFAIEVKLAI; encoded by the coding sequence ATGATGGATTATTCTTTCAACAATATAATTAAGCAAGTCAATTTGATTGATTCATCACACTTAAGAGATGAAATCAAATTGCGACGGTCGGGTGAACTGTTTTATCAGGGAAGTGTGACTCTTCTGGCGCAAGCAGAAGCAGCTTTAGAAAATGCCCAACAAGATAATGTAGATCTAACGGATACTCTTATAGACAATAGCTTTTGTCAATTTTTAGCTTCTCTGACTCAACAAAGTATTAGCACTACTTTTCTCCAAAAATATTTGAAACCTCACAGTAGAGTCAAGTACGAGCGAGAAACATTTCATAAAATTCAATCTTTAACCTCGTCTGAAGCAGTAAGTTTATTCGACCTCGATCTAATCAAATCTGAAGTTATATCTATAGCGAGTGACGAAGATATCAATGCTTGGACCCGGCGAGTAACAAAATGTCTTGAAAGTAATGTAAAAATCAGTACTCTACCTCAGATCGCCAAAGCAACTAATTTGTCTATAGCTCAAGTATTTATTTCACTACTGTTCGGTGATTTTGAACTCGTACAGTCAGGGGATTTTTATGAGGGATTTGCGATCGAAGTAAAATTGGCAATCTGA
- a CDS encoding type II toxin-antitoxin system PemK/MazF family toxin: MIRGDIYQADLDPTQDSEQAGRRPVLKDTASHIVIVSRDVINRSSPVVVVVPITKFTPEKKIYPSHHLVKATDGNGLTQDSMIKCEQIRALAKSRLSRKWGSLSEEDLAKVDAALKIVLSLK, from the coding sequence ATGATTAGAGGAGATATTTATCAGGCAGATTTAGATCCAACTCAAGATTCAGAGCAAGCTGGTAGGCGACCTGTCCTAAAGGATACCGCTTCGCATATAGTAATAGTTAGTCGAGATGTAATTAACCGCAGCTCTCCTGTTGTAGTAGTTGTACCAATTACTAAATTTACCCCAGAAAAAAAGATTTATCCTAGCCACCATTTAGTCAAAGCAACGGATGGTAACGGTTTGACTCAAGACAGTATGATCAAGTGCGAACAAATTAGAGCGCTCGCTAAATCTCGTCTGTCACGCAAATGGGGTAGTTTGAGTGAAGAGGATTTAGCAAAGGTAGATGCTGCTCTAAAAATAGTTTTGTCTTTAAAGTGA
- a CDS encoding ribbon-helix-helix domain-containing protein, translated as MRTTITIPDALVAEADALVGSGGIATRNQLIIEALQNWVELRKEELIDNEFTMMASDSDYIAETLAIESEFTRSDLEVAASNDD; from the coding sequence ATGCGTACTACTATTACTATTCCAGATGCTCTAGTGGCTGAAGCTGACGCTCTAGTTGGTAGCGGAGGAATTGCTACCCGTAATCAGCTTATAATTGAGGCTCTGCAAAATTGGGTTGAACTGAGAAAGGAAGAATTAATCGATAATGAGTTTACAATGATGGCAAGCGATTCAGATTATATAGCCGAGACGTTGGCGATTGAATCAGAGTTTACCCGAAGCGACCTGGAAGTAGCGGCCTCCAACGATGATTAG
- a CDS encoding cold-shock protein, with protein sequence MSTGTVKFFNEEKGFGFILQDDGGKDLFVHASEIQGDRDTTLNEGQKVEYEVGQGKKGPCAVNVIPN encoded by the coding sequence ATGAGTACGGGTACTGTAAAGTTCTTCAATGAGGAAAAAGGCTTTGGTTTTATACTTCAAGATGACGGAGGCAAAGATCTTTTTGTTCATGCTTCGGAAATTCAAGGCGATCGCGATACTACTCTCAATGAGGGACAGAAAGTAGAATACGAGGTCGGACAAGGCAAGAAAGGGCCCTGTGCGGTAAACGTTATTCCAAATTGA
- a CDS encoding type II toxin-antitoxin system death-on-curing family toxin — MSGPIWIDANALRLLHGESLAEFGGLSGMRDEGLFLSALARPQNLFAYEEVTNTSRLAAAYAYGLARNHPFNDGNKRVAFLAIGMFLAINGFLLKVEPTEAVNTMLALATGDLTELDLASWIEKFIVKA; from the coding sequence GTGAGTGGGCCTATTTGGATCGATGCGAATGCTTTGCGTTTGCTACATGGAGAAAGTCTTGCCGAATTCGGTGGGCTTTCAGGCATGAGAGATGAGGGTTTGTTTTTGTCTGCTTTAGCTCGTCCGCAAAATCTTTTTGCTTATGAGGAGGTGACAAACACTTCTAGGTTAGCTGCGGCATATGCTTATGGTCTTGCCAGAAATCATCCTTTTAATGATGGTAATAAACGTGTCGCTTTTTTGGCTATTGGTATGTTTTTGGCGATTAATGGTTTCTTATTAAAAGTAGAGCCAACAGAAGCAGTAAATACAATGCTGGCTTTGGCTACTGGAGATTTAACAGAATTAGATCTTGCCAGTTGGATTGAAAAATTTATCGTCAAAGCTTGA
- a CDS encoding AbrB/MazE/SpoVT family DNA-binding domain-containing protein — translation MYTLKLTTIGSSTGVVIPVEMLKSMKLEKGDSLYAVETPEGYIVSPYNPFVENQIKQGRAFIKQNREVFKALAE, via the coding sequence ATGTATACGCTTAAGTTAACAACGATAGGCTCCTCAACAGGGGTAGTAATTCCAGTAGAAATGCTTAAAAGTATGAAATTAGAGAAAGGGGATTCTTTGTATGCAGTTGAGACACCTGAAGGATACATAGTAAGTCCATATAATCCATTCGTAGAGAATCAGATAAAACAGGGTCGTGCCTTCATCAAGCAGAATCGAGAAGTTTTCAAAGCTTTAGCTGAGTGA